In Rhodamnia argentea isolate NSW1041297 chromosome 4, ASM2092103v1, whole genome shotgun sequence, the following proteins share a genomic window:
- the LOC115741017 gene encoding protein PLASTID MOVEMENT IMPAIRED 1-RELATED 2 isoform X1: MLVSGQESGDGASPVCASNSQLLHDIEAISKALYLHEATQKSLISPSTQYSGKVGSVEHRLVPISGNQDEKGLSKFNKSSSVWNWKKPLKALSHLRGRKFGCLFFLHVHSIEGLPVNFDGVGLCVEFKRKDEVLRSRPSRVLKGTADFDDTLMHRCIVYCHKRGPLNTCKYEPKLFSVHISVIGALGVDVGEHWVDLTRLLPLTLEELDGDKSSGKWTTSFKLAGKAKSATLNVSFGFSLVSGSNLESNGNVTVSELINLAYSRPNTKQHDRGFPQNCSTEKLRRSGSVPNNLNHPSLQFAQPLDVKMGHESFVEPAVEFSKSIHYLYEKLDQDISSDKSGSDLSSEDLKSSRAKSDLCPLPVREPVDDEGDDMDFVVIDQGIEVPQIKQLNPVQVSIHTQDSATETANEDDTLAGNDLLRWDEMKCDSVDHLTGSTTDGLVVGDHKIGEQSVHAPQSILEVESTFLNALILDSADLGSLPASCQSKHKENYMELKYSYKANKKGTKSLSFDDISEFVTCDFLHMLESEQSLSGSNFDVEPESPREQLLREFEREAFLSGNFILVNATEERARFGCGASVGSSSEDNSEESILTSVLQDAEEEYEQSSQSLKHRRKVKMLEDLETEVLMREWGLDEKAFQNSPRCPSGGFGSPIELPPQEPVESPLLGEGFGPSIQTGGGGFLRTMIPSLFRNAKNGMNVILQVSGPVVLPARMGSSNMKVLQHLASIEIEKLFMQIDKAMPLKDITGRTLQQVACEAAPKTICRQVLLQHETASSQNFKEQECSVSCNNSVSDLVSLEDVVLLAMDKIEALTIEGLRTQCGMTDEEAPASIFPHFETHASQRKYANFHELMSLEDDEFHLNDVHNSDSDACGLMDFSVTLDDWLRLDAGVSNGNQDETGEGTRKILVGHHAKCEDSSREKLIEDINPSEASGMRSGLLQNNLTVAFRVQLRDPLRNFEAVGDPMLALVHVERRYVHQVVSERRNEEEDDGMPTRDGIAVSSFRIIELHLAGVDAEPGKKHSWGTTRQRQLGTRWLFASGLGKVAKQPLAKSKAVVKSSLGGKAKGPRADILWSISPFPYGIESNSKKSGWLTAHVRNPDVIFLNESSRSASCV, translated from the exons ATGTTGGTGTCCGGACAGGAGTCTGGAGATGGTGCGAGCCCTGTGTGTGCCAGCAATAGTCAGCTCTTGCATGACATTGAGGCAATAAGCAAAGCTTTGTATTTGCATGAAGCCACTCAAAAGTCTTTAATTTCCCCATCGACTCAATATTCTGGAAAAGTTGGGTCCGTCGAACATAGATTGGTTCCAATATCAGGAAATCAGGATGAAAAGGGACTGAGCAAGTTCAACAAATCATCGTCCGTGTGGAATTGGAAGAAACCCTTAAAAGCTCTGTCCCATCTTCGGGGCAGAAAGTTCGGATGCCTTTTCTTCCTTCACGTGCACTCTATTGAGGGTTTACCTGTAAATTTTGATGGTGTTGGTTTGTGCGTAGAATTTAAAAGGAAGGATGAGGTGTTAAGATCCCGACCATCAAGGGTTCTAAAAGGAACTGCTGATTTTGATGACACTTTGATGCATAGATGTATTGTGTATTGCCATAAAAGGGGGCCTCTTAATACGTGCAAGTATGAGCCTAAGCTGTTCTCAGTCCATATTTCTGTAATTGGTGCTCTGGGAGTTGATGTTGGTGAGCACTGGGTTGATCTGACCAGGCTGCTGCCTCTGACTTTGGAAGAGTTGGATGGAGACAAAAGTTCGGGGAAGTGGACAACAAGTTTCAAACTTGCTGGCAAGGCTAAAAGTGCAACTTTGAATGTCAGTTTTGGTTTTTCACTGGTAAGTGGATCTAATCTTGAGTCTAATGGTAATGTGACTGTTTCTGAGCTCATAAACTTGGCATATAGCAGGCCAAACACAAAGCAACATGATAGAGGATTTCCTCAGAATTGTTCAACTGAAAAGCTTCGGCGGAGTGGGAGCGTTCCGAACAATTTAAACCATCCTTCTCTCCAATTTGCACAGCCTCTTGATGTTAAGATGGGACATGAATCCTTTGTTGAACCTGCTGTAGAATTCTCCAAATCGATCCATTATCTCTATGAGAAACTTGATCAAGATATTTCTAGTGATAAATCAGGGTCGGATTTATCATCTGAGGATTTGAAGTCATCGAGAGCAAAATCCGATCTTTGTCCTTTGCCTGTTAGAGAACCtgtagatgatgaaggagaTGACATGGACTTTGTTGTGATAGACCAGGGAATTGAAGTACCTCAAATTAAACAGTTGAATCCGGTTCAAGTTAGCATTCATACTCAAGATTCTGCAACTGAAACAGCAAATGAGGATGACACCCTCGCAGGCAATGACTTGCTCCGTTGGGACGAGATGAAGTGTGATTCAGTGGACCACTTAACTGGTAGTACAACAGATGGGCTTGTAGTTGGTGACCATAAAATCGGAGAGCAAAGTGTACATGCACCGCAGTCAATTCTGGAAGTGGAGTCAACTTTTCTTAACGCGTTGATTCTTGACTCAGCTGACTTGGGTTCTTTGCCTGCTTCGTGTCAGAGTAAGCATAAGGAAAACTATATGGAGCTTAAATATAGTTataaagcaaacaaaaaaggaaccAAATCACTAAGTTTTGATGATATTAGTGAATTTGTGACTTGTGATTTCCTGCACATGCTGGAAAGTGAGCAGAGTCTCTCTGGCTCAAATTTTGATGTTGAACCGGAGTCTCCCAGAGAACAACTCCTAAGAGAATTTGAAAGAGAAGCTTTCCTTTCTGGCAATTTTATACTAGTGAATGCAACAGAGGAGCGGGCGAGATTTGGTTGTGGGGCTTCAGTTGGATCTTCTTCTGAAGATAACTCTGAAGAGTCTATTCTCACTTCAGTTCTTCAAGATGCTGAAGAGGAATATGAGCAGTCAAGTCAGTCATTGAAGCACAGAAGAAAGGTCAAAATGCTTGAAGATCTAGAGACGGAAGTTTTAATGCGTGAGTGGGGGTTGGATGAGAAAGCCTTTCAGAATTCTCCTCGATGTCCCTCTGGTGGATTTGGCAGTCCAATTGAACTACCTCCACAGGAACCAGTTGAGTCACCTTTGCTTGGAGAAGGTTTTGGTCCATCCATTCAGACTGGAGGAGGAGGTTTCTTGAGGACTATGATTCCCTCGCTCTTCAGGAATGCTAAAAATGGCATGAACGTAATACTGCAAGTTTCTGGACCAGTTGTGCTACCTGCAAGAATGGGTTCTAGTAACATGAAGGTACTCCAGCACCTTGCATCGATTGAAATCGAAAAGCTTTTTATGCAGATCGATAAAGCCATGCCTTTAAAGGACATTACTGGCAGGACTTTGCAACAAGTAGCCTGTGAAGCTGCTCCCAAAACCATTTG CAGGCAGGTTCTTTTGCAGCACGAAACAGCATCGAGCCAAAATTTCAAGGAACAAGAGTGTAGTGTGAGCTGTAATAACTCTGTCTCAGACTTGGTGTCTCTAGAGGATGTTGTGCTCTTGGCCATGGATAAAATTGAAGCCCTAACAATTGAAGGTTTGAGAACTCAATGTGGGATGACAGATGAGGAGGCACCTGCCAGTATTTTTCCACACTTTGAAACACATGCTTCTCAAAGGAAGTATGCAAATTTTCATGAGCTTATGAGCTTGGAAGATGATGAATTTCACCTTAACGATGTTCATAATAGTGACAGTGATGCTTGTGGATTGATGGATTTCTCTGTAACTTTGGATGACTGGTTGAGGCTTGATGCTGGAGTTAGTAATGGAAACCAGGATGAAACTGGTGAGGGCACTAGGAAGATCCTAGTGGGCCATCATGCAAAGTGTGAGGACAGCTCCAGAGAGAAGCTGATTGAAGATATAAATCCCAGCGAAGCATCTGGTATGAGGAGCGGCCTTTTACAGAACAACCTTACTGTAGCCTTCAGGGTGCAGCTGAGGGACCCTCTTAGAAACTTTGAAGCTGTTGGTGATCCAATGCTTGCTCTGGTTCATGTAGAGAGAAGATATGTTCACCAAGTTGTTTCAGAGAGGAGaaacgaggaagaagatgacggTATGCCCACAAGAGATGGAATAGCCGTTTCTTCATTTAGAATCATTGAACTCCATCTGGCAGGCGTAGATGCGGAACCGGGCAAGAAGCATTCATGGGGAACTACAAGACAACGACAATTGGGCACCCGGTGGTTATTTGCAAGTGGTTTGGGTAAGGTTGCTAAACAACCACTCGCGAAATCAAAAGCTGTGGTGAAATCATCGCTAGGAGGGAAGGCGAAGGGGCCACGTGCAGATATCTTGTGGAGCATCTCTCCTTTTCCTTATGGCATTGAAAGCAATTCTAAGAAGTCTGGATGGCTAACTGCGCACGTACGAAATCCTGATGTCATCTTTCTAAATGAAAGCTCACGGTCAGCATCTTGTGTTTGA
- the LOC115741017 gene encoding protein PLASTID MOVEMENT IMPAIRED 1-RELATED 2 isoform X2 codes for MLVSGQESGDGASPVCASNSQLLHDIEAISKALYLHEATQKSLISPSTQYSGKVGSVEHRLVPISGNQDEKGLSKFNKSSSVWNWKKPLKALSHLRGRKFGCLFFLHVHSIEGLPVNFDGVGLCVEFKRKDEVLRSRPSRVLKGTADFDDTLMHRCIVYCHKRGPLNTCKYEPKLFSVHISVIGALGVDVGEHWVDLTRLLPLTLEELDGDKSSGKWTTSFKLAGKAKSATLNVSFGFSLVSGSNLESNGNVTVSELINLAYSRPNTKQHDRGFPQNCSTEKLRRSGSVPNNLNHPSLQFAQPLDVKMGHESFVEPAVEFSKSIHYLYEKLDQDISSDKSGSDLSSEDLKSSRAKSDLCPLPVREPVDDEGDDMDFVVIDQGIEVPQIKQLNPVQVSIHTQDSATETANEDDTLAGNDLLRWDEMKCDSVDHLTGSTTDGLVVGDHKIGEQSVHAPQSILEVESTFLNALILDSADLGSLPASCQSKHKENYMELKYSYKANKKGTKSLSFDDISEFVTCDFLHMLESEQSLSGSNFDVEPESPREQLLREFEREAFLSGNFILVNATEERARFGCGASVGSSSEDNSEESILTSVLQDAEEEYEQSSQSLKHRRKVKMLEDLETEVLMREWGLDEKAFQNSPRCPSGGFGSPIELPPQEPVESPLLGEGFGPSIQTGGGGFLRTMIPSLFRNAKNGMNVILQVSGPVVLPARMGSSNMKVLQHLASIEIEKLFMQIDKAMPLKDITGRTLQQVACEAAPKTIWQVLLQHETASSQNFKEQECSVSCNNSVSDLVSLEDVVLLAMDKIEALTIEGLRTQCGMTDEEAPASIFPHFETHASQRKYANFHELMSLEDDEFHLNDVHNSDSDACGLMDFSVTLDDWLRLDAGVSNGNQDETGEGTRKILVGHHAKCEDSSREKLIEDINPSEASGMRSGLLQNNLTVAFRVQLRDPLRNFEAVGDPMLALVHVERRYVHQVVSERRNEEEDDGMPTRDGIAVSSFRIIELHLAGVDAEPGKKHSWGTTRQRQLGTRWLFASGLGKVAKQPLAKSKAVVKSSLGGKAKGPRADILWSISPFPYGIESNSKKSGWLTAHVRNPDVIFLNESSRSASCV; via the exons ATGTTGGTGTCCGGACAGGAGTCTGGAGATGGTGCGAGCCCTGTGTGTGCCAGCAATAGTCAGCTCTTGCATGACATTGAGGCAATAAGCAAAGCTTTGTATTTGCATGAAGCCACTCAAAAGTCTTTAATTTCCCCATCGACTCAATATTCTGGAAAAGTTGGGTCCGTCGAACATAGATTGGTTCCAATATCAGGAAATCAGGATGAAAAGGGACTGAGCAAGTTCAACAAATCATCGTCCGTGTGGAATTGGAAGAAACCCTTAAAAGCTCTGTCCCATCTTCGGGGCAGAAAGTTCGGATGCCTTTTCTTCCTTCACGTGCACTCTATTGAGGGTTTACCTGTAAATTTTGATGGTGTTGGTTTGTGCGTAGAATTTAAAAGGAAGGATGAGGTGTTAAGATCCCGACCATCAAGGGTTCTAAAAGGAACTGCTGATTTTGATGACACTTTGATGCATAGATGTATTGTGTATTGCCATAAAAGGGGGCCTCTTAATACGTGCAAGTATGAGCCTAAGCTGTTCTCAGTCCATATTTCTGTAATTGGTGCTCTGGGAGTTGATGTTGGTGAGCACTGGGTTGATCTGACCAGGCTGCTGCCTCTGACTTTGGAAGAGTTGGATGGAGACAAAAGTTCGGGGAAGTGGACAACAAGTTTCAAACTTGCTGGCAAGGCTAAAAGTGCAACTTTGAATGTCAGTTTTGGTTTTTCACTGGTAAGTGGATCTAATCTTGAGTCTAATGGTAATGTGACTGTTTCTGAGCTCATAAACTTGGCATATAGCAGGCCAAACACAAAGCAACATGATAGAGGATTTCCTCAGAATTGTTCAACTGAAAAGCTTCGGCGGAGTGGGAGCGTTCCGAACAATTTAAACCATCCTTCTCTCCAATTTGCACAGCCTCTTGATGTTAAGATGGGACATGAATCCTTTGTTGAACCTGCTGTAGAATTCTCCAAATCGATCCATTATCTCTATGAGAAACTTGATCAAGATATTTCTAGTGATAAATCAGGGTCGGATTTATCATCTGAGGATTTGAAGTCATCGAGAGCAAAATCCGATCTTTGTCCTTTGCCTGTTAGAGAACCtgtagatgatgaaggagaTGACATGGACTTTGTTGTGATAGACCAGGGAATTGAAGTACCTCAAATTAAACAGTTGAATCCGGTTCAAGTTAGCATTCATACTCAAGATTCTGCAACTGAAACAGCAAATGAGGATGACACCCTCGCAGGCAATGACTTGCTCCGTTGGGACGAGATGAAGTGTGATTCAGTGGACCACTTAACTGGTAGTACAACAGATGGGCTTGTAGTTGGTGACCATAAAATCGGAGAGCAAAGTGTACATGCACCGCAGTCAATTCTGGAAGTGGAGTCAACTTTTCTTAACGCGTTGATTCTTGACTCAGCTGACTTGGGTTCTTTGCCTGCTTCGTGTCAGAGTAAGCATAAGGAAAACTATATGGAGCTTAAATATAGTTataaagcaaacaaaaaaggaaccAAATCACTAAGTTTTGATGATATTAGTGAATTTGTGACTTGTGATTTCCTGCACATGCTGGAAAGTGAGCAGAGTCTCTCTGGCTCAAATTTTGATGTTGAACCGGAGTCTCCCAGAGAACAACTCCTAAGAGAATTTGAAAGAGAAGCTTTCCTTTCTGGCAATTTTATACTAGTGAATGCAACAGAGGAGCGGGCGAGATTTGGTTGTGGGGCTTCAGTTGGATCTTCTTCTGAAGATAACTCTGAAGAGTCTATTCTCACTTCAGTTCTTCAAGATGCTGAAGAGGAATATGAGCAGTCAAGTCAGTCATTGAAGCACAGAAGAAAGGTCAAAATGCTTGAAGATCTAGAGACGGAAGTTTTAATGCGTGAGTGGGGGTTGGATGAGAAAGCCTTTCAGAATTCTCCTCGATGTCCCTCTGGTGGATTTGGCAGTCCAATTGAACTACCTCCACAGGAACCAGTTGAGTCACCTTTGCTTGGAGAAGGTTTTGGTCCATCCATTCAGACTGGAGGAGGAGGTTTCTTGAGGACTATGATTCCCTCGCTCTTCAGGAATGCTAAAAATGGCATGAACGTAATACTGCAAGTTTCTGGACCAGTTGTGCTACCTGCAAGAATGGGTTCTAGTAACATGAAGGTACTCCAGCACCTTGCATCGATTGAAATCGAAAAGCTTTTTATGCAGATCGATAAAGCCATGCCTTTAAAGGACATTACTGGCAGGACTTTGCAACAAGTAGCCTGTGAAGCTGCTCCCAAAACCATTTG GCAGGTTCTTTTGCAGCACGAAACAGCATCGAGCCAAAATTTCAAGGAACAAGAGTGTAGTGTGAGCTGTAATAACTCTGTCTCAGACTTGGTGTCTCTAGAGGATGTTGTGCTCTTGGCCATGGATAAAATTGAAGCCCTAACAATTGAAGGTTTGAGAACTCAATGTGGGATGACAGATGAGGAGGCACCTGCCAGTATTTTTCCACACTTTGAAACACATGCTTCTCAAAGGAAGTATGCAAATTTTCATGAGCTTATGAGCTTGGAAGATGATGAATTTCACCTTAACGATGTTCATAATAGTGACAGTGATGCTTGTGGATTGATGGATTTCTCTGTAACTTTGGATGACTGGTTGAGGCTTGATGCTGGAGTTAGTAATGGAAACCAGGATGAAACTGGTGAGGGCACTAGGAAGATCCTAGTGGGCCATCATGCAAAGTGTGAGGACAGCTCCAGAGAGAAGCTGATTGAAGATATAAATCCCAGCGAAGCATCTGGTATGAGGAGCGGCCTTTTACAGAACAACCTTACTGTAGCCTTCAGGGTGCAGCTGAGGGACCCTCTTAGAAACTTTGAAGCTGTTGGTGATCCAATGCTTGCTCTGGTTCATGTAGAGAGAAGATATGTTCACCAAGTTGTTTCAGAGAGGAGaaacgaggaagaagatgacggTATGCCCACAAGAGATGGAATAGCCGTTTCTTCATTTAGAATCATTGAACTCCATCTGGCAGGCGTAGATGCGGAACCGGGCAAGAAGCATTCATGGGGAACTACAAGACAACGACAATTGGGCACCCGGTGGTTATTTGCAAGTGGTTTGGGTAAGGTTGCTAAACAACCACTCGCGAAATCAAAAGCTGTGGTGAAATCATCGCTAGGAGGGAAGGCGAAGGGGCCACGTGCAGATATCTTGTGGAGCATCTCTCCTTTTCCTTATGGCATTGAAAGCAATTCTAAGAAGTCTGGATGGCTAACTGCGCACGTACGAAATCCTGATGTCATCTTTCTAAATGAAAGCTCACGGTCAGCATCTTGTGTTTGA
- the LOC115741018 gene encoding probable WRKY transcription factor 50 isoform X3, with the protein MSDSTNFQSPDSPDMDFNNKSGFEFSELLEIDEWIGDDPASMVHGAPANSYFYQSNEADDSIGSSSNPEGPSGHAEGGKEKKEVKEKFAFKTESAVEILDDGFKWRKYGKKMVKNSPNPRNYYRCSVEGCPVKKRVERDRDDPRYVITTYEGIHNHQGPF; encoded by the exons ATGTCCGATAGTACTAACTTCCAGTCGCCGGACTCGCCGGACATGGACTTCAACAACAAGTCCGGCTTCGAGTTCTCGGAGCTCCTAGAGATCGACGAGTGGATAGGCGACGACCCGGCGTCCATGGTCCACGGGGCGCCGGCGAATAGTTATTTTTACCAGTCCAATGAAGCTGACGACTCCATCGGATCTAGCAGCAACCCCGAAGGCCCCAGCGGAC ACGCCGAAGGcggaaaggagaagaaggaagtgaAAGAAAAATTCGCCTTCAAGACGGAATCGGCGGTCGAGATACTCGATGATGGGTTCAAGTGGAGGAAGTAcgggaagaagatggtgaagaacAGTCCGAATCCGAG GAACTACTATAGGTGCTCGGTGGAAGGCTGTCCAGTAAAGAAGAGAGTTGAACGGGACAGAGACGACCCTCGGTATGTAATAACGACCTACGAGGGCATCCACAATCACCAAGGGCCCTTCTAG
- the LOC115741018 gene encoding probable WRKY transcription factor 50 isoform X2, which yields MSDSTNFQSPDSPDMDFNNKSGFEFSELLEIDEWIGDDPASMVHGAPANSYFYQSNEADDSIGSSSNPEGPSGPDAEGGKEKKEVKEKFAFKTESAVEILDDGFKWRKYGKKMVKNSPNPRNYYRCSVEGCPVKKRVERDRDDPRYVITTYEGIHNHQGPF from the exons ATGTCCGATAGTACTAACTTCCAGTCGCCGGACTCGCCGGACATGGACTTCAACAACAAGTCCGGCTTCGAGTTCTCGGAGCTCCTAGAGATCGACGAGTGGATAGGCGACGACCCGGCGTCCATGGTCCACGGGGCGCCGGCGAATAGTTATTTTTACCAGTCCAATGAAGCTGACGACTCCATCGGATCTAGCAGCAACCCCGAAGGCCCCAGCGGAC CAGACGCCGAAGGcggaaaggagaagaaggaagtgaAAGAAAAATTCGCCTTCAAGACGGAATCGGCGGTCGAGATACTCGATGATGGGTTCAAGTGGAGGAAGTAcgggaagaagatggtgaagaacAGTCCGAATCCGAG GAACTACTATAGGTGCTCGGTGGAAGGCTGTCCAGTAAAGAAGAGAGTTGAACGGGACAGAGACGACCCTCGGTATGTAATAACGACCTACGAGGGCATCCACAATCACCAAGGGCCCTTCTAG
- the LOC115741018 gene encoding probable WRKY transcription factor 50 isoform X1: protein MSDSTNFQSPDSPDMDFNNKSGFEFSELLEIDEWIGDDPASMVHGAPANSYFYQSNEADDSIGSSSNPEGPSGPADAEGGKEKKEVKEKFAFKTESAVEILDDGFKWRKYGKKMVKNSPNPRNYYRCSVEGCPVKKRVERDRDDPRYVITTYEGIHNHQGPF, encoded by the exons ATGTCCGATAGTACTAACTTCCAGTCGCCGGACTCGCCGGACATGGACTTCAACAACAAGTCCGGCTTCGAGTTCTCGGAGCTCCTAGAGATCGACGAGTGGATAGGCGACGACCCGGCGTCCATGGTCCACGGGGCGCCGGCGAATAGTTATTTTTACCAGTCCAATGAAGCTGACGACTCCATCGGATCTAGCAGCAACCCCGAAGGCCCCAGCGG ACCAGCAGACGCCGAAGGcggaaaggagaagaaggaagtgaAAGAAAAATTCGCCTTCAAGACGGAATCGGCGGTCGAGATACTCGATGATGGGTTCAAGTGGAGGAAGTAcgggaagaagatggtgaagaacAGTCCGAATCCGAG GAACTACTATAGGTGCTCGGTGGAAGGCTGTCCAGTAAAGAAGAGAGTTGAACGGGACAGAGACGACCCTCGGTATGTAATAACGACCTACGAGGGCATCCACAATCACCAAGGGCCCTTCTAG